The following are encoded in a window of Candidatus Paceibacterota bacterium genomic DNA:
- a CDS encoding recombinase family protein → MNNYNNLDTSKLKYVIYCRKSSEGEDKQVQSLDTQIRELKEHAERNNLEIIKVISESKSAFKIGREGFDEMMCLIKSGKANAILVIRANRISRNPVDAGHVISLMDDKKLLYIRTPNSTCYTSSSTDKMMIAIELIFSKKDSDDKGDMVKEGQKTKALKGIPHGVASLGFLNDKTEEKGNRKWIVDEVRLSQIKILLDMFLTGTYSAGKLYKYAIEVLKLTTVPRKRCGGALITWSRIYEILKDPIYAGFFSYGGQRYELDIGLPRLITEDQHNKIKIILARNNIPKFKEHKTTFSGFLTSDEGNFIGQDVKYQLICDCKKKFSYLNRTHCPSCNAEINKLKNPRYLDYTFYYNVKKKKTGEPYKAISEKDIVEKLGEYIDLNLTFSEELASWSRQYLEELKLKELNDVIFKKKLAENNRVEFEKKKIRLREMLRDNQITDDEYRADVEGLQRQYAQSDDAGNVDWYSRMNEIVDLTLCMKKVLENGTIQQKRNILSQLGSNLVWNDKELSITNDIAIEKLVEGIKRAKEINPEFEPKNCVVYKAPNEKTDEFSSVFSTMLPR, encoded by the coding sequence ATGAATAATTATAACAACCTAGACACAAGTAAATTAAAATATGTAATTTATTGTCGTAAATCAAGTGAAGGTGAAGACAAGCAAGTACAATCACTTGATACTCAAATAAGAGAACTAAAAGAGCATGCAGAAAGAAACAACCTAGAAATTATAAAAGTTATTTCTGAAAGCAAGAGTGCGTTCAAAATAGGACGTGAAGGTTTTGATGAAATGATGTGTCTCATTAAATCTGGTAAAGCAAATGCAATACTGGTTATTCGGGCAAATCGTATTTCAAGAAATCCAGTAGATGCAGGACATGTTATTTCTCTAATGGATGATAAAAAACTTTTATACATAAGAACTCCCAATTCAACCTGCTATACATCATCATCTACAGATAAAATGATGATTGCTATTGAACTTATTTTTTCAAAAAAAGACAGTGATGATAAAGGAGATATGGTAAAAGAAGGACAAAAAACTAAAGCATTGAAAGGCATTCCTCATGGGGTTGCTTCATTGGGTTTTCTTAACGACAAAACCGAAGAAAAAGGTAACAGAAAATGGATAGTCGATGAGGTAAGATTAAGTCAAATAAAAATCCTTTTAGATATGTTTCTCACAGGGACATATTCTGCGGGAAAGCTCTATAAGTATGCTATAGAAGTGCTTAAATTGACTACAGTGCCTCGTAAGAGGTGTGGAGGGGCTCTTATCACATGGTCTCGTATATATGAAATCCTAAAAGATCCGATTTATGCCGGGTTCTTCTCCTATGGAGGTCAACGTTACGAACTGGACATTGGTCTCCCTAGATTAATCACTGAGGATCAACATAATAAGATTAAAATTATTTTAGCAAGAAATAATATTCCTAAGTTTAAAGAACACAAAACCACTTTTTCAGGCTTTTTAACATCTGATGAAGGCAATTTTATAGGACAAGACGTGAAGTATCAGCTAATTTGTGATTGTAAGAAAAAGTTTTCTTATCTGAACCGAACACATTGCCCATCCTGTAATGCTGAAATAAATAAACTCAAAAATCCAAGATATCTTGATTACACTTTCTATTACAACGTAAAAAAGAAAAAAACAGGAGAACCTTATAAGGCCATTTCCGAGAAGGATATTGTGGAAAAGCTTGGTGAGTACATAGATTTGAATCTAACTTTTTCAGAGGAACTTGCTTCATGGTCTAGACAATACCTTGAGGAATTAAAATTGAAGGAGCTCAATGATGTAATTTTTAAGAAAAAACTAGCAGAAAATAATAGGGTTGAGTTCGAAAAAAAGAAAATAAGATTGCGTGAGATGCTTCGAGATAACCAGATCACTGATGATGAGTATCGAGCTGATGTAGAAGGATTACAAAGACAGTACGCACAATCTGATGATGCAGGGAATGTTGATTGGTACTCACGGATGAATGAAATAGTAGATTTAACCCTGTGTATGAAAAAAGTTCTTGAGAATGGAACAATTCAACAGAAACGAAATATACTTTCACAACTCGGTTCGAACCTAGTCTGGAATGATAAAGAACTTAGTATTACCAACGATATTGCTATTGAAAAGCTTGTTGAAGGTATAAAACGTGCAAAAGAAATTAACCCAGAGTTCGAACCTAAAAACTGTGTTGTATATAAAGCCCCAAATGAAAAAACAGACGAGTTTTCATCTGTTTTTTCTACTATGCTCCCCCGGTAG
- a CDS encoding DUF167 domain-containing protein, which yields MYIHVRVYAGAGKEKFLETKPGYFEVQVKEPAEGNRANKRVIELVREHFLGHFSAQAQARFMVRLTSGHHSPSKIFAVEHIEND from the coding sequence ATGTACATCCACGTGCGAGTCTACGCTGGGGCGGGCAAGGAAAAATTTCTGGAAACCAAGCCGGGGTATTTTGAGGTGCAGGTCAAGGAGCCAGCCGAAGGTAATCGAGCCAATAAGCGAGTCATAGAGCTGGTGCGCGAGCATTTTTTGGGCCATTTTTCAGCTCAGGCTCAAGCACGCTTTATGGTCCGCCTGACTAGCGGCCATCATTCGCCGAGTAAGATTTTTGCGGTTGAGCATATAGAAAATGATTGA
- the raiA gene encoding ribosome-associated translation inhibitor RaiA yields the protein MNIQTKATNIEITPATTDYLEKRMGAIKKFISSEETILVEVDLGKVSNRHRTGDVFRVSVRLSSPHHDAQAEAESVDLYTAIDEVKDELLAELRTSKEKRQHFIRRSGQKIKNIIKGIIGR from the coding sequence ATGAACATTCAAACAAAAGCCACAAACATTGAGATCACTCCAGCGACTACGGATTATTTGGAAAAGAGAATGGGAGCGATCAAAAAATTTATTTCATCTGAGGAAACAATTTTAGTGGAAGTGGACTTGGGAAAGGTCAGCAATCGCCATCGTACCGGGGATGTTTTCCGAGTGTCGGTGAGACTTTCTTCTCCGCATCACGATGCCCAGGCAGAAGCCGAGAGTGTAGACCTCTACACTGCTATAGATGAAGTCAAGGATGAGCTTTTGGCAGAGCTTCGCACCTCGAAAGAAAAGCGTCAGCACTTTATCCGACGCAGCGGTCAGAAAATTAAAAATATTATCAAAGGGATTATTGGTCGCTAG
- the fmt gene encoding methionyl-tRNA formyltransferase, producing the protein MKIAFFGTSQFSVDVLNTLKERDIVPDVIVTQPDKPRGRKMILTPPPVKEWAKKIKIFQPEKLDSTFVESLQAEKCDIFILASYGKIIPKNILDLPTHGTLNIHPSLLPHYRGAAPLQEAILHDDKKTGVTIMLMDELMDHGPILAQKEIPVLPWPPTVNTLSTILAQAGAKLLADILPDWLAGTLTPQPQDHTQATFTRKISKADGLLKISDDPYKNFLKIQAYEGWPATYFFATSTHTNKPVRIGIKKATFADGKLILQRIVPEGGKEIDFRAEDWISQ; encoded by the coding sequence ATGAAAATCGCATTTTTTGGCACCTCCCAATTTTCAGTTGATGTTCTCAACACTCTCAAGGAAAGGGATATCGTACCTGACGTCATTGTGACTCAGCCTGACAAGCCTCGAGGCCGAAAAATGATCCTCACCCCTCCCCCAGTCAAAGAGTGGGCCAAAAAAATTAAAATTTTTCAACCCGAAAAGCTAGACTCCACTTTTGTGGAATCCCTCCAAGCTGAAAAGTGTGATATTTTCATTCTCGCTTCGTACGGTAAAATAATTCCAAAAAATATTTTGGATCTGCCTACACATGGCACCCTCAATATTCACCCCTCACTGCTTCCCCACTACCGTGGGGCTGCCCCTCTCCAGGAGGCCATCCTGCACGACGACAAAAAAACTGGCGTGACGATCATGCTGATGGATGAGCTGATGGATCATGGCCCCATCCTTGCTCAGAAAGAAATCCCTGTCCTACCTTGGCCGCCAACAGTCAATACCCTTTCGACTATTTTGGCCCAAGCTGGGGCTAAGCTCCTGGCAGATATTTTGCCGGACTGGCTTGCTGGGACTCTCACTCCTCAGCCTCAGGACCACACCCAGGCCACCTTTACCCGAAAAATATCCAAGGCTGACGGCCTGCTAAAAATTTCCGACGATCCTTATAAAAATTTTCTTAAGATTCAGGCCTATGAAGGCTGGCCGGCCACTTATTTTTTTGCTACTTCAACTCACACAAATAAACCGGTCCGTATTGGAATAAAAAAAGCGACTTTTGCGGATGGAAAATTAATTCTCCAGCGAATAGTCCCAGAAGGGGGCAAAGAAATAGACTTCCGAGCGGAAGATTGGATTAGTCAGTGA
- a CDS encoding peptide deformylase, giving the protein MPKTPRDIDIVQSGEPVLRKVATPVALEEIESLRIQRIIEKMKAALDSQDDGVAIAAPQIGESVRIFVVSGKVFSGFFEHSEDASKKPKPLKDEVYINPEIIKISKDRKTVEEGCLSVRWLYGKTKRASRATIRAYNERGPTGLLAQIFQHETDHLNGILFIDHAKDIHELPPEDPSAKK; this is encoded by the coding sequence ATGCCCAAAACACCCCGTGATATAGATATAGTCCAGAGCGGAGAACCTGTTCTACGCAAAGTAGCAACCCCTGTAGCCCTAGAAGAAATAGAAAGCCTCAGGATCCAGCGCATCATTGAAAAAATGAAAGCAGCGCTTGATTCTCAGGATGATGGAGTGGCTATTGCCGCTCCTCAGATTGGCGAATCAGTGAGGATTTTTGTGGTTTCAGGTAAAGTTTTTTCGGGTTTTTTTGAGCACTCTGAAGATGCATCAAAAAAACCTAAACCCCTAAAAGACGAAGTCTATATCAACCCGGAAATCATTAAAATATCCAAGGACCGCAAAACTGTCGAGGAAGGCTGCCTCTCGGTCAGATGGCTTTACGGCAAGACTAAGAGAGCCAGCCGAGCAACTATTCGAGCCTACAATGAGCGCGGCCCCACCGGCTTGCTGGCTCAGATTTTTCAGCACGAAACCGATCATCTCAACGGTATTCTCTTCATAGACCACGCCAAGGATATCCATGAGCTTCCACCCGAAGACCCTTCAGCTAAAAAATAA
- a CDS encoding rod shape-determining protein: protein MALFTKKLGIDLGTANTLVFLPGRGIVLNEPSVVAVSEIDNKILAVGNEAKEMIGKTPDSIIAYRPMKDGVIADYRVTEAMLRYYIGKALGKWNLFKPDVMVSVPAGVTSTERRAVIEAAIKAGAKNAYVVKEPILAAIGAGISIQEAIGHMIVDIGGGTTDVAVISLGGIVASTSVKCAGNRIDEAIADYIKKTFNLAIGDKTAENIKIKIGSAVPVEADDEIALMIKGRDFLTGLPRSVEIKTNEIVKAIGKELRDMVKAIKDVLQDTPPELASDIIDQGIIMTGGSSQLRNLPELVYRRTGVKAVLADDALYCVAKGTGVALEHLDTYKKSIIAKR, encoded by the coding sequence ATGGCCCTCTTTACTAAAAAACTTGGGATTGACCTTGGAACGGCAAATACGCTTGTTTTTTTGCCTGGGCGCGGCATTGTCTTAAATGAGCCATCCGTGGTGGCGGTTTCCGAGATAGACAATAAAATTCTGGCCGTAGGCAATGAAGCCAAGGAAATGATTGGTAAAACTCCTGACAGCATCATCGCGTACCGCCCGATGAAGGATGGGGTTATTGCCGACTATCGCGTGACCGAAGCGATGCTTCGCTACTATATTGGTAAGGCGCTCGGTAAATGGAATTTATTTAAACCTGATGTGATGGTCTCAGTCCCGGCCGGAGTCACCTCGACCGAACGCCGGGCCGTGATCGAAGCGGCTATCAAGGCCGGAGCCAAAAATGCTTATGTGGTCAAAGAGCCTATTCTTGCTGCAATTGGAGCGGGCATCTCTATCCAGGAAGCGATTGGCCACATGATAGTGGACATTGGGGGAGGCACCACTGATGTGGCGGTGATTTCACTCGGGGGCATAGTGGCTTCGACTTCTGTAAAATGTGCAGGCAATCGAATCGATGAGGCCATCGCCGACTATATTAAAAAAACTTTTAATCTTGCTATTGGAGATAAGACCGCTGAAAATATTAAAATAAAAATTGGTTCAGCTGTACCAGTAGAAGCTGACGATGAGATCGCCCTCATGATAAAGGGCCGTGATTTCCTGACGGGTCTGCCTCGGTCAGTTGAAATTAAAACTAACGAAATTGTCAAAGCTATCGGTAAAGAGCTTCGAGATATGGTTAAAGCAATCAAGGACGTGCTGCAAGACACTCCACCCGAGCTGGCTTCAGATATTATTGACCAGGGTATCATCATGACTGGCGGTTCGTCTCAGCTTCGCAACTTGCCTGAGCTTGTCTATCGTCGCACTGGTGTCAAAGCCGTCCTCGCTGACGATGCCCTCTACTGTGTAGCCAAAGGCACCGGCGTGGCTCTCGAGCATTTGGATACGTATAAAAAAAGTATTATTGCGAAGAGGTAG
- the frr gene encoding ribosome recycling factor: MAYSFTTFQNKTKETEQWLAKEFAGVRTGRATPTLLDGVQVESYGAKMPISSVATITTEDARTIRISPWDASNVVAIEKALLVSNLGVSAVVDEKGLRVLFPELTGERRTQLIKIVNQKLEDAKVAIRLEREKIWKDIQAKERDGELTEDERNRLKTEMEKIVQDAYKKLEELSAKKEKEIQS; this comes from the coding sequence ATGGCATATTCATTTACAACTTTTCAAAACAAAACCAAGGAAACAGAGCAGTGGCTGGCTAAGGAGTTTGCGGGGGTACGTACTGGCCGCGCTACACCCACACTTCTCGACGGTGTCCAAGTAGAGTCTTATGGGGCTAAAATGCCCATTTCTTCAGTGGCTACTATTACAACAGAAGACGCTCGGACTATTCGCATTAGTCCTTGGGACGCCTCAAACGTAGTTGCTATTGAAAAGGCACTCCTTGTCTCAAATCTCGGTGTCTCTGCGGTGGTGGATGAAAAAGGCCTCAGAGTGCTTTTTCCAGAACTTACAGGTGAGCGTCGTACTCAGCTCATCAAAATTGTTAATCAAAAACTTGAAGACGCCAAGGTAGCTATCCGCCTGGAGCGAGAAAAAATCTGGAAGGATATCCAGGCTAAAGAGCGCGATGGAGAGTTGACCGAAGATGAACGCAATCGCCTGAAAACAGAAATGGAGAAGATTGTCCAGGATGCCTATAAAAAACTCGAAGAACTATCCGCTAAAAAAGAAAAGGAAATTCAGTCTTAG
- the rseP gene encoding RIP metalloprotease RseP: protein MAIIFFLIIIAVLVFVHELGHFLVAKWQGIRVDEFAIGFPPKVWSFKKGETVYAINLIPFGGYVKIFGENPDEESLTGPDSQRSMVNKSKWSQVLVLIAGVSCNVIFAWLLISFSLMSGMPTSAGFASGYSSSTISHTQVIVTGVIKGGPAEKAGLKTGNIIVGLNAATSTLSVSSIQQAVAESQGKPVILNVLDKTSASESRAVQVIPEKGVISADTYAIGLGMDTVGIVKFGFLQSFYEGAKTTGIIIKETTVGLAKFIAQAFTGQAHLSQVSGPVGIVGMVGQASQYGWAYLISFTAFISINLAVINILPFPALDGGRILFIIIESIKGSRLSPKIANTANAIGFGLLLLLMLVVTLSDVVKLFH, encoded by the coding sequence ATGGCCATCATCTTTTTTTTAATCATCATTGCTGTCTTGGTTTTTGTCCACGAACTGGGTCATTTTTTAGTGGCCAAATGGCAAGGTATCCGCGTGGACGAGTTTGCCATTGGTTTTCCGCCAAAGGTCTGGTCCTTTAAAAAAGGGGAGACCGTCTACGCCATCAATCTGATCCCTTTCGGGGGGTATGTCAAAATTTTTGGAGAAAATCCAGACGAAGAATCCCTCACCGGTCCGGATAGCCAGCGCAGCATGGTCAATAAAAGCAAATGGTCACAGGTCCTAGTCCTGATTGCGGGTGTTTCTTGTAATGTTATTTTTGCTTGGCTTTTGATTTCTTTTTCGCTCATGTCAGGCATGCCCACCTCGGCTGGTTTTGCTTCTGGGTATAGCTCATCCACCATTTCTCATACTCAGGTGATCGTCACGGGGGTTATCAAAGGAGGACCGGCTGAAAAGGCCGGATTGAAAACAGGCAACATTATTGTGGGACTCAACGCCGCCACTTCGACTTTGAGCGTTTCATCGATTCAGCAAGCGGTGGCCGAGAGTCAAGGCAAACCTGTGATTTTGAATGTGTTGGATAAGACTAGTGCCAGTGAATCGAGAGCAGTCCAGGTGATTCCAGAAAAAGGAGTAATCAGTGCTGATACGTATGCGATCGGTCTAGGCATGGATACTGTCGGTATCGTGAAGTTTGGTTTTCTCCAATCTTTTTATGAGGGCGCTAAGACTACAGGAATCATTATCAAAGAAACTACAGTTGGTCTAGCCAAATTTATTGCGCAGGCTTTCACTGGTCAGGCGCATCTCTCTCAAGTCAGTGGACCGGTGGGGATTGTGGGTATGGTGGGTCAGGCTTCTCAATACGGCTGGGCCTATCTCATCTCCTTCACAGCCTTTATTTCGATCAATCTTGCGGTGATCAATATTTTACCTTTTCCTGCCCTCGATGGGGGACGCATTCTCTTCATCATTATTGAATCTATAAAAGGCTCACGCCTTTCTCCTAAAATAGCCAACACAGCCAACGCGATTGGCTTTGGTCTCCTCCTTCTTTTGATGCTAGTGGTTACTCTGAGTGATGTGGTGAAGCTTTTTCATTAA
- a CDS encoding His/Gly/Thr/Pro-type tRNA ligase C-terminal domain-containing protein, with protein sequence MLQSQLFTRTRHDAPKDEVAKNAQLLIRAGFIHKDMAGVYSYLPLGLRVIERIQNIIREELNALGSVELQLAALQDKNLWEKTGRWSDEVVDNWFKTKFKNEAETALAITHEEPLTNLMKDHIRSFRDLPVYAYQFQTKFRNEARAKSGIMRGREFLMKDLYSFTRSEEEHNAFYEKVKQAYLNIFKKAGLGDRTYVTFASGGIFSKYSHEFQTLTDAGEDTIYVNKERGIAINSEVLNDESLKELGIARESLTEEKAVEVGNIFTLGTRFSEALELKFTDEAGASQPVFMGSYGIGLPRVMGTIVEVLSDEKGLVWPASVAPFDVHVILLSTDPSVRSYADDIVATLERSGKTVLYDERTLRPGEKFADADLIGIPRRIIISEKTIQSGQIEVKDRATGEVSYVNESSL encoded by the coding sequence ATGTTACAATCTCAACTTTTTACCCGGACTCGTCATGATGCCCCAAAAGACGAGGTGGCCAAAAATGCTCAGCTTTTGATTCGGGCAGGCTTCATTCACAAGGACATGGCAGGCGTTTACTCGTATTTGCCTCTGGGTCTACGGGTGATTGAAAGGATCCAAAACATCATTCGTGAAGAACTCAATGCCCTAGGCTCGGTGGAGCTTCAGCTGGCAGCCTTGCAGGATAAAAATCTTTGGGAAAAGACTGGCCGATGGAGCGATGAAGTAGTAGACAATTGGTTCAAAACAAAATTTAAAAATGAAGCGGAGACTGCGCTGGCTATCACCCACGAAGAGCCTCTGACCAATCTCATGAAGGATCACATCCGTTCCTTCCGTGACCTTCCGGTGTATGCCTATCAGTTTCAGACAAAATTTCGCAATGAAGCACGGGCCAAGAGCGGCATCATGCGTGGCCGTGAATTTTTGATGAAGGACCTCTATTCATTTACCCGCTCGGAGGAAGAACACAACGCTTTCTATGAAAAAGTCAAACAAGCTTATCTAAATATTTTTAAAAAGGCAGGACTCGGTGATAGGACCTACGTTACCTTTGCTTCGGGAGGCATTTTTAGTAAATATTCACACGAATTTCAGACACTGACCGATGCAGGAGAAGATACTATTTATGTAAACAAGGAAAGGGGGATTGCTATCAACTCTGAGGTGTTAAACGACGAATCCTTAAAAGAGCTTGGTATCGCCCGCGAATCTCTGACTGAGGAAAAGGCAGTTGAAGTCGGTAATATTTTCACTCTCGGTACGCGCTTTTCTGAGGCTTTGGAGCTAAAGTTTACAGACGAGGCCGGAGCTTCCCAGCCTGTCTTTATGGGCAGTTATGGTATAGGATTGCCTCGCGTCATGGGTACCATAGTGGAGGTCCTTTCGGACGAAAAGGGACTCGTCTGGCCGGCTAGTGTTGCACCATTTGACGTGCATGTTATCCTGCTCTCGACAGATCCAAGTGTCCGATCATATGCGGACGATATAGTGGCTACTCTTGAAAGGAGCGGAAAAACAGTCTTATACGACGAAAGGACGTTGCGTCCGGGAGAAAAGTTTGCCGACGCAGATCTGATCGGGATTCCACGTCGCATTATCATCAGTGAGAAAACGATTCAAAGCGGACAGATTGAGGTGAAGGATAGAGCGACAGGAGAAGTGTCATATGTCAACGAATCAAGCCTATAA
- a CDS encoding rod shape-determining protein codes for MSMLSNDIGIDLGTANTLVYVSGKGIVLNEPSVVAVNQKTGRVVAVGQQAKDMLGRTPGHIVAIRPLVDGVISDFEVTEEMISYLIKKAEGYSKKMLGPKVVVGVPTGITNVERRAVRDATKNAGAREVHIVEEPMCAAVGIRLPVKEAIGSMIIDVGGGTSDIAVISLGGIVRAKSLKIAGDKLNTDIISYIRSEFKILIGEKTAETIKMAIGAVIPAQPPLEASIRGRDLVTGLPREVVVTDSDIREAIGQSVGNLIDAVKEVLETTPPEILSDIMHKGVHLVGGGALIKGLRELLQDHLGIPVYVGEDPLTAVARGAGIILEDLDQFDDILIKNEDDLPPKR; via the coding sequence CTGAGCATGCTTTCCAACGACATCGGGATCGATCTCGGTACCGCCAATACTCTAGTCTATGTGTCTGGCAAGGGAATTGTTCTCAATGAGCCGTCAGTGGTCGCCGTCAACCAAAAAACCGGCCGGGTGGTGGCGGTTGGTCAACAGGCTAAAGACATGCTAGGCCGCACTCCAGGACACATTGTGGCTATTCGACCCTTGGTAGACGGGGTGATTTCTGATTTTGAGGTGACTGAGGAAATGATTTCATACCTGATAAAAAAAGCCGAAGGTTATAGTAAAAAAATGCTCGGTCCCAAAGTAGTAGTGGGTGTGCCTACCGGGATTACAAACGTGGAGCGTCGCGCTGTGCGCGACGCCACCAAAAACGCAGGTGCCCGCGAAGTGCACATCGTGGAGGAGCCGATGTGCGCGGCTGTCGGTATTCGTCTTCCAGTCAAGGAGGCCATTGGAAGCATGATCATCGACGTTGGTGGCGGCACGTCTGACATTGCTGTCATTTCTCTTGGTGGGATTGTCCGGGCCAAGAGTTTGAAAATTGCCGGCGACAAATTAAACACCGACATCATTTCTTATATTCGCAGCGAATTTAAAATTTTAATTGGAGAAAAAACCGCTGAGACTATCAAGATGGCCATCGGGGCTGTCATCCCAGCGCAGCCGCCGCTTGAAGCTTCAATTCGCGGCCGTGATCTAGTCACAGGTCTTCCTCGGGAAGTAGTGGTGACGGATTCAGACATTCGGGAAGCAATTGGGCAGTCTGTCGGCAACCTTATCGATGCGGTCAAAGAAGTGCTCGAGACCACTCCGCCAGAAATCCTTTCAGATATTATGCATAAAGGCGTTCACCTTGTTGGGGGAGGAGCATTGATCAAAGGCTTACGCGAACTTCTCCAAGATCATCTTGGTATTCCGGTCTATGTGGGCGAAGATCCTCTTACGGCTGTGGCTCGTGGTGCGGGCATCATTTTAGAAGACCTTGATCAGTTTGATGATATTTTAATTAAAAACGAAGATGACTTACCTCCAAAGCGATAG
- a CDS encoding rod shape-determining protein MreC, whose amino-acid sequence MTYLQSDSRRNKHSHYFIVLVVSALVILGFFSALRRWAPNFTASLVFSIAQPLQFLVHSAEGSTSLLFSAITSSRSDLVAENNQLKSQVAEQAAAMADRDVLAQENESLREMLNHPLNPKETRLAAALITRPPLSPYDTFIIDAGADRGLKEGDIVYAAGTLAVGTVTEVFTDTSRITLFSSSGQSTNVLISEGSTTVPAVAEGLGGGGYRIKLPQNAGAAVGDVVTTSHFSPIVLGTIDHIDGTTGDAFLYLYFQQPINVNNLRLVSVAIDQSR is encoded by the coding sequence ATGACTTACCTCCAAAGCGATAGCCGTCGAAACAAACACAGTCATTATTTTATTGTTCTCGTTGTGAGTGCTCTAGTCATCTTGGGATTTTTTTCGGCTTTGCGTCGTTGGGCTCCAAATTTTACTGCCAGTCTAGTTTTTTCTATTGCTCAGCCTTTGCAATTCTTGGTGCATAGTGCGGAAGGCAGCACTTCTCTTTTGTTTAGCGCCATCACTTCTTCAAGAAGCGACCTGGTGGCTGAAAACAATCAGTTAAAAAGTCAGGTCGCAGAGCAGGCGGCAGCTATGGCTGATCGAGATGTCTTGGCTCAAGAAAACGAATCGCTCAGAGAAATGCTCAACCATCCTCTAAATCCAAAAGAGACTCGCCTTGCTGCCGCTCTCATCACTCGGCCTCCACTTTCTCCTTACGATACTTTTATTATTGATGCAGGGGCAGACCGCGGCTTAAAAGAAGGAGATATTGTCTATGCCGCTGGCACTTTGGCAGTGGGGACGGTGACAGAGGTTTTTACGGATACCAGCCGGATTACTCTTTTTTCTTCTAGTGGTCAGTCGACTAATGTCTTGATCAGTGAGGGGAGTACTACCGTACCAGCGGTGGCCGAAGGTCTAGGGGGTGGAGGTTACCGGATCAAGCTTCCTCAAAATGCCGGCGCAGCCGTGGGCGATGTGGTGACCACGTCGCATTTCTCTCCTATAGTTTTAGGCACGATTGATCACATTGACGGAACAACTGGGGATGCTTTTCTCTATCTTTATTTTCAACAGCCGATCAATGTCAACAATCTAAGATTAGTTTCTGTCGCCATAGATCAGAGCAGATAA